One window of the Herbiconiux sp. L3-i23 genome contains the following:
- a CDS encoding carbohydrate ABC transporter permease, with the protein MSKGIRGKEGLYGWLFVSPAIIIVGLFLAIPILLALYVSVSNWNGLGSPLGNSSFVGGENYSKVLLDEGLGRTDFGVSLRNNFYYVILVVPLQTALALFLAVQVNRRILRGRGFFRTAFYFPSVTSSIAITTIFLFLFTGSGAVNAVLSWIGVSGPNWFADPSGVLHNLLKSFGVTSAPAFLDSGNLLGLTWWDWLSGPSVAMCVLIILAIFTTSGTFMLLFLAALQNVGAEIDEAAMVDGAGSFRRFFSVTLPMLKPTLFTVLTLGLIGTWQVFDQIYLTGAGAPGKTLLTPAFLAYDRSFSDLRWGQGAAISFILFGIIVTLTLFQRWVLRDRDLGRSGARRAARADERFRKLAAAGKGSAR; encoded by the coding sequence GTGAGCAAAGGCATCCGCGGCAAAGAGGGCCTCTACGGCTGGCTCTTCGTCTCGCCGGCCATCATCATCGTGGGCTTGTTCCTCGCGATCCCGATCCTGCTCGCCCTCTACGTGAGCGTCTCGAACTGGAACGGGCTCGGCTCGCCGCTCGGGAACTCCTCGTTCGTCGGCGGCGAGAACTATTCGAAGGTGCTGCTCGACGAGGGCCTCGGACGCACCGACTTCGGCGTCTCGCTGCGCAACAACTTCTACTACGTGATCCTCGTGGTGCCGCTGCAGACCGCGCTCGCGCTCTTCCTCGCGGTGCAGGTCAACCGGCGCATCCTCCGCGGCCGCGGATTCTTCCGCACCGCCTTCTACTTCCCGTCGGTGACGAGCTCGATCGCGATCACGACGATCTTCCTCTTCCTCTTCACCGGCTCCGGCGCGGTCAACGCGGTGCTGTCCTGGATCGGGGTCTCCGGGCCCAACTGGTTCGCCGACCCGAGCGGAGTGCTGCACAACCTGCTGAAGTCCTTCGGCGTGACGTCGGCGCCCGCGTTCCTCGACTCCGGCAACCTGCTGGGCCTCACCTGGTGGGACTGGCTGAGCGGCCCGTCGGTCGCGATGTGCGTGCTCATCATCCTCGCGATCTTCACCACCTCCGGCACCTTCATGCTGCTGTTCCTCGCCGCGCTGCAGAACGTGGGCGCCGAGATCGATGAGGCCGCGATGGTCGATGGCGCCGGATCCTTCCGCCGCTTCTTCTCGGTGACGCTGCCCATGCTGAAGCCCACCCTGTTCACCGTGCTGACGTTGGGGCTCATCGGCACGTGGCAGGTGTTCGACCAGATCTACCTGACCGGCGCCGGCGCTCCCGGCAAGACACTGCTGACGCCCGCGTTCCTCGCCTACGACCGCTCGTTCAGCGATCTCCGGTGGGGGCAGGGCGCCGCGATCTCGTTCATCCTGTTCGGCATCATCGTGACCCTCACCCTCTTCCAGCGCTGGGTGCTGCGCGACCGGGATCTCGGACGGTCCGGTGCCCGGCGGGCCGCGCGCGCGGATGAGAGGTTCCGAAAGCTGGCGGCCGCGGGTAAGGGGAGTGCACGATGA
- a CDS encoding glycogen debranching N-terminal domain-containing protein has product MTGLQPLLDQATVALSAPAQAWSTDSGAFSGRGIHGFYVGDRRIISVLDVSVDGADPETISTATSGADRAEFVSLLRGVDDSSADPRVRLRHSRLVAPSSLRDTYLLESTLSSAVTATLTVRLGVDFAEMDAVKAGLAEHGAAIEAVVDGDGSATWTGDGIEARLTAAGASLSSDAGLLVLSWPVEIPAKGSTSVTLEVSALVADAVVGPPVSPSPWSEVTLEAEDVRLRRWVERALDDLAALRMSVASVDDAVFLAAGAPWFFTLFGRDSIWAARMLLPLGTGLAADTLRVLATMQGTKRDPETAEQPGKIMHELRAAALEIPAEGVVLPPLYYGTVDATALWVNLLHDAWRWGLADEEIEPLLSHLEAALAWLRDYGDSDGDGFLEYIDESGRGLANQGWKDSGDSVQWNDGRLADGPIALCEVQAYAYEAAMGGAALLDHFDRPGAAEWRSWAAELKRKFSEQFWVDGPDGAYPAIALDAAKKPVDSLTSNIGHLLGTGILGREQANLVASHLVSSKLSSGYGLRTMSTDAAGYWPLSYHGGSVWAHDTAIAVLGLQREGFAIEAATLSEGLLAAAEGFGYRMPELHSGDSAADTSRPIPYPAACRPQAWSAAAAIAVLTASLGLAPEDRESLAVDASGSTIARGVRFSGARVGEAEYTVEVTADGRVSARSN; this is encoded by the coding sequence GTGACCGGTCTTCAACCGCTGCTCGACCAGGCCACGGTCGCCCTCTCCGCTCCTGCGCAGGCGTGGTCGACGGACTCCGGCGCGTTCAGCGGGCGCGGCATCCACGGCTTCTACGTCGGCGATCGTCGGATCATCTCGGTGCTCGACGTGAGCGTCGACGGGGCGGATCCCGAGACGATCTCGACCGCGACGTCCGGCGCCGATCGCGCCGAATTCGTCTCGTTGCTGCGCGGAGTCGACGACAGCTCGGCCGACCCTCGGGTGCGCCTTCGCCACTCCCGGCTCGTCGCGCCGTCGTCGTTGCGCGACACCTACCTGCTCGAGTCGACCCTGTCCTCCGCCGTCACCGCGACGCTCACGGTTCGACTCGGCGTGGACTTCGCCGAGATGGACGCGGTCAAGGCGGGCCTCGCCGAGCACGGCGCCGCCATCGAGGCGGTCGTCGACGGCGACGGGTCCGCGACCTGGACAGGAGACGGCATCGAGGCGCGTCTCACCGCGGCCGGAGCGTCGCTCTCCTCGGATGCGGGGCTTCTCGTCCTGTCGTGGCCCGTCGAGATCCCGGCGAAGGGGAGCACGAGCGTCACCCTCGAGGTCTCCGCCCTCGTCGCCGACGCCGTCGTCGGGCCGCCGGTGTCGCCGTCGCCGTGGAGCGAGGTGACGCTCGAGGCCGAGGACGTCCGACTGCGCCGGTGGGTGGAGCGGGCCCTCGACGACCTCGCCGCCCTGAGGATGAGCGTCGCGTCGGTCGACGACGCCGTCTTCCTCGCCGCCGGGGCGCCGTGGTTCTTCACCCTCTTCGGCCGCGACTCGATCTGGGCGGCGCGCATGCTGCTGCCGCTCGGCACCGGTCTCGCCGCGGACACGCTCCGTGTGCTCGCGACCATGCAGGGGACGAAGCGCGACCCCGAGACGGCCGAACAGCCGGGCAAGATCATGCACGAGCTGCGCGCCGCCGCGCTCGAGATCCCCGCGGAAGGCGTCGTACTGCCGCCGCTCTACTACGGCACGGTCGATGCGACGGCGCTCTGGGTGAACCTGCTGCACGACGCGTGGCGGTGGGGTCTCGCCGACGAGGAGATCGAGCCGCTGCTCTCGCACCTCGAAGCGGCGCTCGCGTGGCTTCGCGACTACGGCGACTCCGACGGAGACGGCTTCCTCGAGTACATCGACGAGAGCGGCCGCGGCCTCGCGAACCAGGGGTGGAAGGACTCCGGCGACTCGGTCCAGTGGAACGACGGCCGCCTCGCCGACGGTCCCATCGCTCTCTGCGAGGTCCAGGCCTACGCGTACGAGGCCGCGATGGGCGGCGCCGCCCTGCTCGACCACTTCGACCGCCCCGGCGCTGCCGAGTGGCGGTCGTGGGCGGCGGAGCTCAAGCGCAAGTTCTCGGAGCAGTTCTGGGTCGACGGGCCCGACGGCGCCTATCCCGCGATCGCGCTCGACGCGGCCAAGAAGCCCGTCGACTCGTTGACGAGCAACATCGGCCACCTCCTCGGCACGGGCATCCTCGGCCGCGAGCAGGCCAACCTCGTGGCCTCGCACCTGGTGTCGTCGAAGCTCAGCTCGGGCTACGGACTGCGCACCATGTCGACCGACGCGGCCGGATACTGGCCGCTCAGCTACCACGGCGGGTCGGTGTGGGCGCATGACACCGCCATCGCGGTGCTGGGCCTTCAGCGCGAGGGGTTCGCCATCGAGGCGGCGACCCTCAGCGAAGGGCTGCTCGCCGCGGCGGAGGGCTTCGGCTATCGCATGCCGGAGCTGCACTCGGGCGACTCGGCCGCCGACACGTCCCGGCCAATCCCCTATCCCGCCGCCTGCCGCCCGCAGGCGTGGTCGGCCGCCGCCGCCATCGCGGTCCTGACCGCCTCGCTCGGGCTCGCCCCCGAGGACCGCGAGTCGCTCGCCGTCGATGCATCGGGCTCGACCATCGCCCGCGGCGTGCGCTTCTCGGGCGCGCGCGTCGGTGAGGCGGAGTACACGGTCGAGGTCACCGCTGACGGACGGGTTTCCGCTCGCAGCAACTGA
- a CDS encoding S16 family serine protease → MKRTSKRGSLAVVLASVLVVSLTGCVNIPQLLGGSGGDGGYRSESVELKVLYAAGDTGGVATQRISVGESDDGELAIDISEDEVAGIGDMTRAASWNAVSVATLLTGAPIDVAYRFAFDGRIDGPSAGALTTVGVLSMFYGDEIDPEATMTGTINPTGTVGTVGGIPEKLQGVIDAGELTRVLIPAGQRNSPNAAGELVDVVALGAQNDVEVIEVADIYEAYRQLTGAELPSPQAGVTPKVAGVGYDKFRSATDAALARFDRSMADFAGLDPLIQAGAGTLPAEAQGYADRARDLQTQGLQGGAFFEASSAALYMQAVAETFTTLQQLLTQGGDVIGSRLNASATAEAEFNAFIDQLGTYSPETLNDAEGLIAAYGNAFDAFALLQYATASLQTIADRISSAAYTTPEQVLTDALMPLIYYDFARGQLEFSKAVFEVGRDNGGAPIAEDADLEAISSFFRRAADANWAAFETGVIQPAAQSRGESNDVYRGLLGSVDLEVALAFTAQQSLPAIQDYIGDSPNASYAALGYGYVNYARNAVLIEKYYNNGVLDENLALVGVRSDTILTRALDLGRDQLGKGIGVLAAEGTDTVLATGAYEQAGVAREGAVADKFQAISQYAGSFVSARILAFAGGFPERGYTRQQ, encoded by the coding sequence GTGAAGCGAACGTCGAAGCGGGGTTCCCTCGCCGTAGTCCTGGCCTCCGTCCTCGTCGTCTCGCTCACCGGTTGCGTGAACATCCCGCAACTGCTCGGCGGAAGCGGCGGCGACGGCGGCTACCGCAGCGAGTCGGTCGAACTCAAGGTGCTCTACGCCGCGGGGGACACCGGGGGAGTGGCGACCCAGCGCATCTCGGTCGGCGAGTCCGACGACGGCGAACTCGCGATCGACATCTCCGAGGACGAGGTCGCCGGCATCGGCGACATGACCCGCGCCGCGTCGTGGAACGCCGTGTCGGTCGCGACCCTGCTCACCGGAGCGCCGATCGACGTCGCCTACCGTTTCGCGTTCGACGGTCGCATCGACGGACCGAGTGCGGGTGCGCTCACCACGGTCGGCGTGCTGTCGATGTTCTACGGCGACGAGATCGACCCCGAGGCGACGATGACGGGCACGATCAACCCGACGGGTACGGTCGGCACGGTCGGCGGCATCCCGGAGAAGCTGCAGGGCGTCATCGACGCCGGGGAGCTGACCCGCGTCCTGATCCCCGCGGGGCAGCGCAACTCGCCGAACGCCGCGGGCGAGCTCGTCGACGTCGTCGCGCTCGGCGCCCAGAACGACGTCGAGGTCATCGAGGTGGCCGACATCTACGAGGCGTACCGGCAGCTGACCGGGGCGGAACTGCCGTCGCCTCAGGCGGGCGTGACGCCGAAGGTGGCGGGCGTCGGCTACGACAAGTTCCGCAGCGCGACCGATGCCGCGCTCGCCCGGTTCGACCGGTCGATGGCCGACTTCGCCGGTCTCGATCCGCTCATCCAGGCGGGCGCGGGCACCCTGCCCGCCGAGGCGCAGGGATACGCGGATCGTGCCCGCGATCTGCAGACGCAGGGATTGCAGGGTGGCGCGTTCTTCGAGGCGTCGAGCGCCGCGCTCTACATGCAGGCGGTCGCGGAGACCTTCACGACGCTGCAGCAGCTCCTCACCCAGGGTGGCGACGTGATCGGCAGCCGTCTCAACGCGTCGGCCACGGCCGAGGCGGAGTTCAACGCGTTCATCGACCAGCTCGGCACCTACTCGCCCGAGACCCTGAACGACGCCGAGGGCCTCATCGCCGCGTACGGCAACGCGTTCGACGCCTTCGCCCTGCTGCAGTACGCGACGGCGTCGCTGCAGACCATCGCCGATCGCATTTCGTCCGCCGCGTACACGACGCCCGAGCAGGTCCTCACCGACGCGTTGATGCCGCTCATCTACTACGACTTCGCGCGTGGTCAGCTGGAGTTCTCGAAGGCCGTCTTCGAGGTGGGCCGTGACAACGGCGGCGCGCCGATCGCTGAGGACGCCGACCTCGAGGCGATCTCGTCCTTCTTCCGCCGCGCCGCCGACGCCAACTGGGCGGCGTTCGAGACGGGCGTCATCCAGCCCGCGGCGCAGTCACGGGGAGAGTCGAACGACGTCTACCGAGGCCTGCTCGGGTCGGTCGACCTGGAGGTCGCCCTCGCCTTCACGGCACAGCAGTCGTTGCCCGCGATCCAGGACTACATCGGCGACAGCCCGAACGCGAGCTACGCGGCGCTCGGCTACGGCTACGTCAACTACGCGCGCAATGCGGTGCTGATCGAGAAGTACTACAACAACGGCGTCCTCGACGAGAACCTGGCCCTGGTCGGCGTCCGATCCGACACGATCCTCACTCGCGCGCTCGACCTCGGTCGCGATCAGCTCGGCAAGGGCATCGGCGTGCTGGCGGCGGAGGGGACTGACACCGTGCTGGCCACGGGCGCGTATGAGCAGGCGGGCGTCGCGCGCGAGGGAGCCGTTGCCGACAAGTTCCAGGCGATCTCGCAGTACGCGGGTTCGTTCGTCAGCGCCCGCATCCTCGCCTTCGCCGGCGGCTTCCCGGAACGCGGCTACACCCGACAGCAATAG
- a CDS encoding carbohydrate ABC transporter permease, which translates to MSGAAIGGSNLTTAAIGENAVTPSPRRKGISAKLRATALLSYLMLIALALIYIYPFLISIASSVKTDADATQNPLSLLPEVWSFAAYERLFTEVPLLQWTGNSALITVIVTLGRVFFDSLAGYALSRLHFRGRGVIFAAFIAIMAVPNVVLLIPRFLILKELGMYNSYAGMIVPLVIDVAGIFIMKQFFESIPESVEEAARIDGAGIFRTFWTIVLPMARPAIITLFILSFQGSWNEFAHFVISRQDSDLNTLTTGVASLVSGQLGSGNQYPLQLAAAVLMSIPVAVLFFIFQRRIMNTTGGAEKG; encoded by the coding sequence ATGAGCGGCGCGGCGATCGGCGGGAGCAACCTCACCACGGCGGCGATCGGCGAGAACGCGGTGACCCCGTCGCCCCGACGGAAGGGCATCTCCGCGAAGCTGCGGGCGACCGCCCTGCTCAGCTATCTGATGCTGATCGCGCTCGCGCTGATCTACATCTACCCGTTCCTCATCTCCATCGCGAGCAGCGTCAAGACCGACGCGGACGCGACGCAGAACCCGCTGTCCCTCCTGCCGGAGGTGTGGTCGTTCGCCGCGTACGAGCGGCTCTTCACCGAGGTCCCGCTGCTGCAGTGGACGGGCAACTCGGCGCTGATCACCGTCATCGTCACCCTCGGCCGTGTCTTCTTCGACTCCCTCGCCGGTTACGCGCTGTCGCGCCTGCACTTCCGCGGCCGCGGCGTCATCTTCGCCGCGTTCATCGCAATCATGGCGGTGCCGAACGTCGTGCTGCTGATCCCACGGTTCCTGATCCTCAAAGAGCTCGGCATGTACAACTCGTACGCGGGCATGATCGTGCCGCTCGTCATCGACGTGGCCGGGATCTTCATCATGAAGCAGTTCTTCGAGTCGATCCCCGAGAGCGTCGAGGAGGCGGCCCGCATCGACGGCGCCGGCATCTTCCGGACGTTCTGGACAATCGTGCTGCCGATGGCGCGCCCCGCGATCATCACGCTCTTCATCCTGAGCTTCCAAGGATCGTGGAACGAGTTCGCGCACTTCGTGATCTCGCGCCAGGACTCCGACCTCAACACCCTGACGACGGGTGTCGCCTCCCTGGTCTCGGGTCAGCTGGGCAGCGGCAACCAGTACCCCCTGCAACTCGCGGCGGCGGTCCTGATGTCGATCCCGGTCGCGGTGCTGTTCTTCATCTTCCAGCGCCGCATCATGAACACCACCGGCGGCGCCGAGAAGGGCTAG
- a CDS encoding SDR family oxidoreductase, with translation MTDLYEPTDVTTKYPQPPFKAQQQPVPGSIFDMEPRPDHGEDSYTGSGRLKGRKALITGGDSGIGRAVAIAFGREGADVALNYLDEEAPDAEDTAKYAGDTGSKVVLIPGDLTDEAFNSELVEKTVAELGGLDILVMIGGKMPTVSGIDDFDTAVFDDLLKLNIHSLFWLTKAAKPHLKPGAAIITTSSIQGFQPSPTLVEYAVTKAGIANWTRAMAGQLAEDGIRVNGVAPGPFWTPLQPSSVPNEKIESFGEESTYGRPGQPVELSSTYVYLAEQASSYTSGETIAVTGGTPVH, from the coding sequence ATGACCGATCTCTACGAGCCCACCGACGTCACCACCAAGTACCCGCAGCCGCCGTTCAAGGCACAGCAGCAGCCGGTGCCCGGCAGCATCTTCGACATGGAGCCGCGCCCCGACCACGGCGAGGACAGCTACACGGGCTCGGGCCGACTGAAGGGCCGCAAGGCGCTCATCACCGGCGGCGACTCGGGCATCGGCCGCGCCGTCGCGATCGCGTTCGGCCGCGAGGGCGCCGACGTCGCCCTCAACTACCTCGACGAGGAGGCCCCCGACGCCGAGGACACCGCGAAGTACGCCGGCGACACCGGCAGCAAGGTCGTCCTCATCCCCGGCGACCTCACCGACGAGGCGTTCAACTCCGAACTGGTGGAGAAGACGGTCGCCGAGCTCGGCGGGCTCGACATCCTCGTGATGATCGGCGGCAAGATGCCGACCGTCTCCGGCATCGACGACTTCGACACCGCGGTGTTCGACGACCTGCTGAAGCTCAACATCCACTCGCTGTTCTGGCTGACGAAGGCCGCGAAGCCGCACCTGAAGCCGGGCGCCGCAATCATCACGACCTCGTCGATCCAGGGCTTCCAGCCCTCGCCGACGCTCGTCGAGTACGCCGTGACGAAGGCGGGCATCGCGAACTGGACCCGCGCCATGGCCGGACAGCTGGCCGAGGACGGCATCCGTGTGAACGGCGTCGCGCCGGGCCCGTTCTGGACTCCGCTGCAGCCGTCGAGCGTGCCGAACGAGAAGATCGAGAGCTTCGGCGAGGAGTCGACCTACGGACGTCCCGGTCAGCCCGTCGAGCTCTCGTCGACCTACGTGTACCTCGCCGAGCAGGCGTCGAGCTACACCAGCGGCGAGACCATCGCCGTCACGGGCGGCACCCCCGTCCACTGA
- a CDS encoding LacI family DNA-binding transcriptional regulator, giving the protein MSHMPTVDDVARVALVSRQTVSNVINSPEVVRPETRARVEDAIAQLGYRPNASARRLRSQKSSTIGIRLSPMSDGISGSVLDQFLHALTEGAHTRGIRVLLFTADDDAAELEQIKRLRDDRDCDAFVLTSTWHGDARTRTLLDEKIPFVTFGRPWGDDDMNDPQHHWVDVDGRAGVRAAAEHLTAGGRRRISYLGWPSPSSTGDDRRSGWGDAMREAGISDVELDDLVILAAEDVSAARAAVASYLDAHDDVDGIVCASDSLALGAIMAASAAGRDEIPVTGFDNTPVARAVGLTSVEQRLGLVAEGVLDLLLGATGSDIALGAPIPGEAHRLVTPELVVRRSLGLVGDDAPAG; this is encoded by the coding sequence ATGTCCCACATGCCGACGGTCGACGACGTCGCCCGCGTCGCACTCGTCTCCCGCCAGACCGTGTCGAACGTCATCAACTCGCCCGAGGTGGTGCGGCCCGAGACCCGCGCCCGCGTCGAGGACGCGATCGCGCAGCTCGGATACCGGCCGAACGCGTCGGCGAGGCGGCTGCGCAGCCAGAAGTCCTCGACGATCGGCATCCGCCTTTCTCCCATGAGCGACGGCATCTCGGGCTCGGTGCTCGACCAGTTCCTGCACGCGCTCACCGAAGGCGCGCACACCCGCGGCATCCGCGTCCTCCTTTTCACGGCCGACGACGACGCGGCCGAGCTCGAGCAGATCAAGCGGCTCCGCGACGACCGCGACTGCGACGCGTTCGTCCTGACCTCGACATGGCACGGCGACGCGCGAACCCGCACCCTGCTCGACGAGAAGATCCCCTTCGTCACCTTCGGGCGGCCCTGGGGCGACGACGACATGAACGACCCCCAGCATCACTGGGTCGACGTCGATGGTCGCGCGGGGGTTCGCGCGGCCGCCGAGCATCTGACCGCAGGCGGACGCCGCCGCATCTCCTATCTGGGCTGGCCGAGTCCGTCCTCGACCGGCGACGACCGCCGATCCGGCTGGGGCGACGCGATGCGCGAGGCCGGCATCTCCGACGTCGAGCTCGACGACCTCGTCATCCTCGCCGCCGAGGACGTCAGCGCCGCGCGTGCGGCCGTCGCCTCCTACCTCGACGCCCACGACGACGTCGACGGCATCGTCTGCGCGAGCGACTCGCTGGCGCTCGGGGCCATCATGGCCGCCTCGGCGGCCGGCCGCGACGAGATCCCCGTGACCGGCTTCGACAACACCCCCGTCGCCCGCGCGGTGGGGCTCACCAGCGTCGAGCAGCGGCTCGGCCTCGTCGCGGAAGGCGTGCTCGACCTCCTGCTCGGCGCGACCGGCAGCGACATCGCCCTCGGCGCACCCATCCCCGGCGAGGCGCATCGCCTCGTCACCCCCGAACTCGTCGTCCGTCGGTCCCTCGGGCTCGTCGGAGACGACGCACCCGCCGGATGA
- a CDS encoding extracellular solute-binding protein: MKQHNRRALRFGGLALVAGVAVALTGCAGGSGDESSSDGLTMLIGSSGDAETQAVQAAADAWAADNDTSVEVIAASDLTQQLSQGFAGDDAPDVFYMSWDQFSTYASNGYLDAYGDDLSNADAFYPTLKDTFTYDGTFTCAPKDFSTLGLIINTDKWAEAGLTDADVPTDWATLQSTAQRLTTGDTVGLSFGLEYARLGVFMNQAGGTLVDEDGTTVTADSAENVEGLEYVQALHDSGALRFPTELDAGWAGEALGAGKAAMVIEGPWIKGIAGDFPDTNYAAYELPAGPSGKSTFTFTNCWGIPANSDTADQATSLVEYLTGDDQQLEFADAFGVIPSTESAAATYAENYPENASFVTGNDYAVSPVNFAGSATVIADFNSQLEGLVGGDAQSILASLQESLQAALDEANG, encoded by the coding sequence ATGAAGCAGCACAATCGCCGTGCCCTGCGCTTCGGAGGCCTGGCGCTCGTCGCCGGCGTCGCCGTCGCGCTCACCGGGTGCGCAGGAGGATCGGGCGACGAATCGTCGAGCGACGGCCTCACGATGCTCATCGGTTCGTCGGGCGACGCCGAGACCCAGGCCGTTCAGGCCGCGGCCGACGCGTGGGCGGCGGACAACGACACGAGCGTCGAGGTGATCGCGGCCAGCGACCTCACGCAGCAGCTCAGCCAGGGCTTCGCGGGCGACGACGCCCCTGACGTGTTCTACATGAGCTGGGACCAGTTCTCGACGTACGCCAGCAACGGCTACCTCGACGCCTACGGCGACGACCTTTCGAACGCCGACGCGTTCTACCCGACGCTGAAGGACACCTTCACCTACGACGGCACCTTCACCTGTGCGCCGAAGGACTTCTCGACCCTCGGCCTCATTATCAACACCGACAAGTGGGCCGAAGCGGGCCTCACCGATGCGGATGTCCCGACCGACTGGGCGACTCTGCAGAGCACCGCGCAGCGACTGACCACCGGTGACACGGTCGGCCTGTCGTTCGGTCTCGAGTACGCGCGCCTCGGTGTGTTCATGAACCAGGCGGGCGGCACGCTCGTCGACGAGGACGGCACCACCGTCACCGCCGACAGTGCCGAGAACGTCGAAGGCCTCGAGTACGTGCAGGCTCTGCACGACAGCGGCGCGCTCCGCTTCCCGACCGAGCTCGACGCGGGCTGGGCCGGAGAGGCGCTCGGCGCCGGCAAGGCCGCCATGGTGATCGAGGGTCCGTGGATCAAGGGCATCGCGGGCGACTTCCCCGACACCAACTACGCGGCCTACGAGCTGCCGGCGGGGCCCTCGGGCAAGTCGACCTTCACCTTCACGAACTGCTGGGGAATCCCGGCGAACTCGGACACCGCCGACCAGGCCACCTCGCTCGTCGAGTACCTGACCGGCGATGACCAGCAGCTCGAGTTCGCGGACGCGTTCGGCGTCATCCCGTCGACCGAGTCGGCGGCGGCGACCTACGCCGAGAACTACCCGGAGAACGCCTCGTTCGTGACCGGTAACGACTACGCGGTGAGCCCGGTGAACTTCGCCGGCTCCGCGACCGTCATCGCCGACTTCAACTCGCAGCTCGAAGGACTCGTGGGCGGCGACGCCCAGTCGATCCTCGCGTCGCTGCAGGAGTCGCTGCAGGCCGCGCTCGACGAAGCGAACGGCTGA